A single Arachidicoccus sp. BS20 DNA region contains:
- a CDS encoding TlpA family protein disulfide reductase — MKLKTSIAAMLFIIIVGTSSACSFNSNSKNNNNSTKDTSFNTQSVANKNDASDIVFRDTKGKEISLSSLKGKVVFINFWATWCPPCKREIPSINQLKKSFEGNDNIVFLMVDVDKNLTKSSKYMKNHDYDLSVYAAQSQIPPTFLENAIPTTVIIDKSGKMVGRVEGAADYSAPQVHKKLEDLIQNS, encoded by the coding sequence ATGAAATTAAAAACTTCCATAGCAGCAATGCTATTCATCATAATCGTTGGCACTTCGTCGGCATGCTCATTCAACAGTAACAGTAAAAATAACAATAATAGTACAAAAGATACATCTTTCAATACTCAATCAGTAGCCAATAAAAATGATGCATCGGATATCGTTTTTCGGGATACAAAAGGTAAAGAAATTTCTTTGAGTTCATTAAAAGGAAAAGTTGTGTTCATCAATTTTTGGGCAACTTGGTGTCCGCCATGTAAAAGAGAAATTCCGTCTATTAATCAGTTGAAAAAATCGTTTGAAGGCAATGACAACATTGTATTTCTAATGGTAGATGTGGACAAGAATCTAACTAAGTCGTCTAAATATATGAAAAATCATGATTACGACTTAAGTGTATATGCAGCGCAAAGCCAAATACCTCCGACATTTTTGGAAAATGCTATTCCTACAACTGTCATCATTGATAAAAGTGGTAAAATGGTTGGCAGAGTAGAAGGTGCCGCAGATTATTCGGCACCGCAAGTACACAAAAAATTAGAAGACTTGATACAAAACTCATAA
- a CDS encoding efflux RND transporter permease subunit: MENGIAGKIAKSFIRSRLTILLMIAGLLLGAYSIMMIPREEEPQIKVPMIDIFIGYPGATPKEVETKVTAPMEKIISNIKDVKHIYSTSLNGQASFIVQFVVGEDIEQSEVKLYSELLKHQDEMPAGVTQPLLKLRSIDDVPVYALTLWSKNYSNGQLKKIGDYVSDAFKKVENVASVKIIGGRSREIKVLLDKDKMTALHVDALSVVQQLQAQNIQLPGGVLRTNDTALWVRTGNFLTSAEDVRNLIVGTNGQQPVFLSQIATVENGLQSPSQYVTFGYGKGSAVQAKNFPSDYPAVTLAVCKKSGSDAMALTKEIDARLKSLKKTLIPSDVHATITRNSGETASDKVSELLLHLAIAIVAVTGFVMLAMGWRGGLVVFLSVPVTFALTLMAYYFLHYTLNRITLFALVFIVGIVVDDSIIIAENMHRHFKLRKLPFLQAAIFSINEVGNPTILATFTVMAAVLPMAFVSGMMGPYMSPMPIGAAVAMLLSLIVALTLTPYLGYIFLRETEHGKIFSNKNMRSSIRQLNNNKKDTDEKEKQKEPKPLVIEQTRLYKIYYKIIYPLLNNRAKRWTFMLATAALLLLSCSFFYFNRVKVKMLPFDNKNEFQIVVDMPEGTTLERTQAAVMDIASYLSKQPLIKNYQTYTGTASPITFSGLVRHYDLRRGDNMADIQVNILDKKDRSMQSHEITEIMRAPIQQIAKKYNANVKLVEVSPGPPVMSTLVAEIYGPDDSVRLHLAKQIKTMLSQTRDVVDLDWSVEANQPEYTFVIDKEKAMRKGVAPAQITETVSGLLSGMNAGVLHNPETYNQTPVVLQLPDESKDRIYALNNITIRNQFGNMIPLNDLGYWQRCIRPKSIARKDQKQVIYLLADMAGKFESPVYAMNAMSDKLKNIHLPKGYHLNINNTHEPENTDNYTLKWDGEWQITFEVFRDLGLAFGAVIILIYILIVGWFQDFKVPVVMLAAIPLSLIGIILGHWILGAYFTATSMIGFIALAGVMVRNSILLIDFINIRLKEGETLQQAIIEAGAVRTTPILLTAGAVVLGAVIILFDPVFQGLAISLIGGTLTSTFLTLIVVPLLYFKMLKKKYKNVEL, translated from the coding sequence ATGATGATTCCGCGCGAAGAAGAGCCGCAGATAAAAGTACCGATGATAGATATTTTTATCGGCTATCCCGGCGCAACACCCAAAGAAGTGGAAACAAAAGTAACCGCGCCTATGGAAAAAATTATTTCCAATATTAAAGATGTCAAACATATTTATTCTACTTCGCTGAACGGACAGGCTTCGTTTATCGTACAGTTTGTCGTAGGCGAAGATATTGAACAATCCGAAGTAAAGCTGTACAGCGAGTTGCTGAAACATCAGGATGAAATGCCGGCGGGCGTTACGCAGCCTTTGCTCAAGTTGCGCAGCATCGACGATGTGCCGGTGTATGCACTCACGTTGTGGAGCAAAAATTACAGCAATGGGCAACTGAAAAAAATAGGCGATTATGTAAGCGATGCTTTCAAAAAAGTGGAGAATGTGGCTTCCGTAAAAATCATAGGCGGACGCAGCCGCGAGATAAAAGTGTTGCTGGACAAAGATAAAATGACTGCGCTGCACGTGGACGCGCTTTCTGTTGTGCAGCAATTGCAAGCGCAAAATATACAATTGCCCGGCGGTGTTTTGCGTACCAACGATACGGCGCTTTGGGTACGCACCGGAAATTTCCTGACTTCGGCAGAAGACGTTCGTAATTTGATTGTCGGAACGAATGGACAGCAACCTGTTTTTCTTTCTCAGATAGCGACTGTTGAAAACGGTTTGCAATCGCCTTCGCAATATGTAACTTTCGGTTACGGCAAAGGTTCGGCAGTACAGGCAAAAAATTTTCCATCTGATTATCCTGCGGTTACTTTGGCGGTTTGTAAGAAAAGCGGCAGCGACGCAATGGCGCTTACAAAAGAAATTGATGCGCGTTTAAAGAGCTTAAAGAAAACATTGATTCCGTCCGATGTACACGCAACTATCACACGCAACTCGGGCGAAACCGCTTCGGATAAAGTGTCGGAATTATTGTTGCATTTAGCCATAGCCATTGTTGCCGTTACCGGTTTTGTAATGCTCGCGATGGGCTGGCGCGGCGGGCTTGTGGTGTTTCTTTCCGTGCCGGTTACTTTCGCGCTCACGCTGATGGCGTATTATTTTCTGCATTACACACTCAACAGAATCACGCTGTTTGCCTTGGTATTTATCGTAGGAATTGTGGTGGACGATTCTATCATTATTGCGGAAAATATGCACCGTCATTTCAAACTGCGAAAATTACCTTTTTTACAAGCGGCGATTTTCTCGATTAACGAAGTGGGCAACCCAACCATTCTTGCCACATTTACCGTGATGGCAGCCGTGTTGCCGATGGCTTTTGTAAGTGGAATGATGGGTCCGTATATGAGCCCGATGCCGATTGGTGCAGCAGTTGCAATGTTGCTTTCGCTAATTGTGGCGCTCACGCTCACGCCTTATCTCGGTTATATTTTTTTAAGAGAAACGGAGCATGGGAAAATATTTTCAAACAAGAATATGCGGAGTTCCATCCGACAATTAAATAACAATAAAAAAGATACGGATGAAAAAGAAAAGCAAAAAGAGCCGAAACCTTTGGTAATAGAGCAAACACGCTTGTATAAAATTTACTACAAAATTATTTATCCTTTATTGAATAACCGCGCCAAACGCTGGACGTTTATGCTAGCAACGGCGGCGTTGTTATTGTTGTCTTGTTCGTTCTTTTATTTCAACCGGGTAAAAGTAAAAATGCTGCCTTTTGATAATAAAAATGAATTTCAGATTGTAGTCGATATGCCCGAAGGCACAACGCTGGAACGCACGCAGGCTGCGGTGATGGACATTGCTTCTTATTTGTCGAAACAACCATTAATCAAAAATTATCAAACCTATACAGGCACAGCTTCGCCCATCACTTTCAGCGGTTTGGTAAGGCATTACGATTTGCGGCGTGGTGATAATATGGCGGATATCCAGGTAAATATTCTGGATAAAAAAGACCGCAGTATGCAAAGCCACGAGATTACGGAAATAATGCGCGCACCTATTCAGCAAATTGCGAAGAAATACAATGCCAATGTAAAACTCGTGGAAGTGTCGCCCGGTCCGCCGGTGATGTCCACGCTGGTGGCAGAGATTTACGGACCGGATGATTCCGTGCGGTTACATTTAGCAAAGCAAATAAAAACAATGTTGTCCCAAACCCGCGATGTGGTGGATTTAGATTGGAGCGTGGAAGCCAATCAGCCTGAATATACTTTTGTAATTGACAAAGAAAAAGCGATGCGCAAAGGCGTTGCGCCCGCGCAGATTACGGAAACCGTAAGCGGATTGCTTTCGGGAATGAACGCAGGCGTGCTGCATAATCCTGAAACATATAATCAAACGCCGGTTGTTTTACAACTGCCCGATGAAAGCAAAGACAGAATATATGCTTTGAACAATATCACGATTCGCAACCAATTTGGCAATATGATTCCGTTGAATGATTTGGGTTATTGGCAAAGATGCATTCGCCCGAAAAGCATTGCACGCAAAGACCAGAAGCAAGTGATTTATTTGTTAGCCGATATGGCTGGAAAATTTGAAAGCCCGGTTTATGCGATGAACGCGATGTCCGACAAGCTGAAAAATATTCATTTGCCCAAAGGTTATCATCTTAATATAAACAATACACACGAACCGGAAAATACGGACAACTACACGTTGAAATGGGACGGCGAATGGCAGATAACTTTTGAAGTGTTCCGCGACTTAGGATTGGCTTTCGGCGCGGTCATTATATTAATTTATATATTGATTGTGGGTTGGTTCCAGGATTTCAAAGTGCCGGTTGTAATGCTTGCTGCGATACCGTTATCCCTTATTGGAATTATTCTCGGGCATTGGATTTTGGGCGCGTATTTTACGGCGACTTCGATGATTGGTTTCATTGCATTAGCGGGCGTAATGGTGCGTAATTCCATTTTGCTGATTGACTTCATCAACATCCGGTTAAAAGAAGGCGAAACCTTGCAACAAGCCATCATAGAAGCAGGCGCGGTAAGGACTACGCCGATTTTATTAACGGCAGGCGCGGTAGTTTTAGGTGCAGTAATCATTCTGTTTGACCCGGTGTTTCAAGGATTGGCAATATCGTTGATTGGCGGCACGCTTACTTCTACATTTTTGACGCTGATTGTAGTGCCGTTGCTTTATTTTAAAATGCTGAAGAAAAAATATAAAAACGTTGAGCTATGA
- a CDS encoding Crp/Fnr family transcriptional regulator — MENFSSSNSFLSDKLLQEIIAVGTVKELKKEDVFLERNRYVNILPIVLHGSLTGMITDSENKEISMTHIKEGETCVMLYLSGMYREKTKVKIIAEVDSEIVVLSIENALKLNNDSPEWATYLLNLYHQKFNRLLNTIQSIAFKKMDERVLEFLREKEKLYNRGYINLSHAQIAYELGSSRVVISRTLKQLAEAGELKLARHRIYFLKKNNTM, encoded by the coding sequence ATGGAAAATTTTTCATCAAGTAACAGCTTTCTATCTGACAAGTTGTTACAAGAAATAATAGCAGTTGGAACGGTGAAAGAACTTAAAAAAGAAGATGTTTTTTTAGAAAGAAACCGTTACGTAAACATTTTGCCGATTGTATTACACGGATCCTTGACGGGAATGATTACCGATTCTGAAAATAAAGAAATTTCAATGACTCATATAAAAGAAGGAGAAACCTGTGTTATGTTGTATTTGTCAGGAATGTACAGAGAAAAAACAAAGGTTAAAATTATAGCAGAAGTAGATTCTGAAATCGTTGTATTATCTATTGAGAATGCCTTAAAACTGAACAATGATTCTCCCGAATGGGCTACATACCTTTTAAACCTGTATCACCAAAAATTCAACAGGCTTCTCAATACAATTCAATCTATTGCATTTAAAAAAATGGATGAACGAGTGTTGGAATTTCTCCGAGAAAAAGAAAAATTATACAACCGGGGATATATCAATCTTTCGCATGCGCAAATTGCATATGAATTAGGCTCTTCAAGAGTTGTAATATCAAGAACTTTGAAACAATTGGCAGAAGCAGGCGAATTGAAATTGGCCCGGCACAGAATATATTTTTTGAAAAAAAATAATACAATGTAA
- a CDS encoding YgaP family membrane protein, with the protein MCKENIVRAVAGTLVLIGSLLAIFVNKDWLWLSAFVGLNLLQSSFTKFCPLEKILEHYHIGESQQKNKL; encoded by the coding sequence ATGTGTAAAGAAAACATTGTCCGTGCGGTTGCCGGCACACTTGTATTGATTGGAAGTTTGTTGGCAATCTTTGTAAACAAAGACTGGCTATGGCTTTCTGCGTTTGTAGGATTGAATTTATTACAATCATCCTTCACAAAATTTTGCCCGCTGGAAAAAATTCTTGAGCATTACCATATTGGAGAAAGCCAGCAAAAAAATAAGTTATAA
- a CDS encoding TlpA family protein disulfide reductase yields the protein MNTGLFNADIANGHSEKKEKNKPEDFYFKDANSQLMNTSSLRGKVVFINFWASWCPPCRAELPSIMAFYKQFKNDKNIYFLFLNEDTDIKSAIHFLNSNGYQVPFYTQEGQISEQIFTGSLPTTVLLDKKGNMIYYHTGVAKYDSKSFIKQIEQLIEE from the coding sequence ATGAATACAGGGTTGTTTAATGCGGATATTGCGAATGGACATTCCGAAAAAAAGGAGAAAAACAAGCCTGAAGATTTTTATTTTAAAGATGCAAATAGCCAATTGATGAACACGTCTTCTTTGAGGGGTAAAGTAGTGTTCATCAATTTCTGGGCTTCGTGGTGTCCGCCATGCAGAGCAGAGCTGCCTTCAATAATGGCTTTTTACAAGCAATTTAAAAATGATAAAAACATTTATTTTTTGTTTCTTAATGAAGATACAGATATAAAATCGGCAATTCATTTTTTAAACAGCAACGGATATCAAGTGCCTTTTTATACACAAGAAGGACAAATTTCCGAACAAATATTTACAGGCAGTTTACCCACCACAGTACTCTTAGACAAAAAAGGAAATATGATATATTATCATACCGGAGTCGCAAAATATGACAGTAAAAGTTTTATCAAACAAATTGAGCAATTAATCGAAGAGTAA